From Thermogemmata fonticola, one genomic window encodes:
- the rpsU gene encoding 30S ribosomal protein S21, with protein sequence MGLKMRVHDKEPISAALRRFKKLIERSGMKRELKAHEYYEKPCEVRRRKEAARMRAIRKAQQAAKK encoded by the coding sequence ATGGGTCTGAAGATGCGCGTGCATGACAAAGAACCGATCAGTGCTGCTCTGCGGCGGTTCAAAAAGCTGATCGAGCGCAGCGGCATGAAGCGGGAGTTGAAAGCTCACGAATATTACGAGAAGCCCTGCGAAGTGCGCCGCCGCAAGGAAGCCGCCCGCATGCGTGCCATCCGCAAGGCCCAACAAGCTGCGAAAAAGTGA
- the ppsA gene encoding phosphoenolpyruvate synthase encodes MASRWIRWFRELSLSDVGLVGGKNASLGELYRELTPVGVRVPNGFAVTAEAYRHFLRVHQLEEVIQRELAGLDTRHLEELAERGRRIREAILSRPLPPELAGEIVEAYRSLCQEAGAEIEVAVRSSATAEDLPTASFAGQQESYLNIRGERGVLEAVQRCMASLFTDRAISYRVDRGFEHMAVALSVGVQRMVRSDLACAGVLFTLDTESGFTDVVLIHSAWGLGESVVKGRVDPDEYMVFKPTLRAGFRPILKRSIGAKQERLIYRRGGGTKAVPTPPEERERLTLQDEEVLTLARWGCLIEEHYSRRQGHWVGMDLEWAKDGRSGELFIVQARPETVHTRRPHLQREVYHLEQKGRLLLQGRSVGEKIGAGTVRVIRDVHELSQFQPGEVLVADMTDPDWEPTMKMAAAIVTNRGGRTCHAAIVSREIGVPCVVGTGTATQQLRTGQEVTVSCAEGEVGKVYDGRLAFRKEMLDLQTLPQPKTRVLVNIGDPDQALALSFLPVQGVGLARIEFIISSAIQVHPLALTRFDQLPPGSERDRIDQLSRHYDPDKPRYFVEKLAEGVGRIAAAFYPREVIVRLSDFKSNEYAHLLGGHHFEPQEENPMLGFRGASRYYDPRYRDGFLLECQAMRQVRDEMGLKNVHLMIPFCRTPEEGRKVIEVMAQAGLVRGAEGLKVYVMGEIPTNVLRAAEFAEVFDGFSIGSNDLTQLTLGLDRDSELVAHLFDERDPAVQWLIAELIRQAHQRGRPVGICGQAPSDYPEMVRFLVASGIDSISLNPDAVLKTLPVILAAEQEQESIAKDAQAAG; translated from the coding sequence ATGGCAAGCCGCTGGATTCGCTGGTTTCGGGAGCTGAGTTTGTCCGATGTCGGGTTGGTGGGCGGAAAGAATGCCTCGCTGGGGGAGTTGTATCGGGAGTTGACGCCGGTGGGGGTGCGGGTGCCCAATGGCTTCGCGGTGACCGCGGAGGCATACCGGCATTTCCTGCGGGTCCATCAGTTGGAAGAGGTCATCCAGCGGGAGCTGGCCGGTTTGGACACCCGCCATTTGGAGGAACTGGCGGAGCGCGGGCGGCGGATTCGTGAGGCGATCCTGAGCCGGCCGTTGCCGCCGGAGCTGGCCGGAGAGATCGTGGAAGCCTACCGGTCCTTGTGCCAGGAAGCCGGGGCGGAGATCGAGGTGGCGGTACGCTCCAGCGCGACGGCGGAGGACCTGCCCACAGCGAGCTTCGCGGGGCAGCAGGAGTCGTATCTGAACATCCGCGGGGAACGGGGCGTGCTGGAGGCGGTCCAGCGCTGCATGGCGTCGTTGTTCACCGACCGGGCGATTTCCTACCGCGTGGACCGGGGCTTCGAGCACATGGCGGTGGCGCTGTCCGTGGGGGTGCAGCGGATGGTCCGCTCGGACCTGGCCTGCGCCGGCGTGCTGTTCACGCTGGACACCGAGAGCGGCTTTACTGACGTGGTGCTCATCCACAGTGCCTGGGGCCTGGGCGAAAGCGTGGTCAAGGGACGGGTCGACCCGGACGAGTACATGGTGTTCAAGCCGACCCTGCGGGCTGGTTTCCGTCCGATCCTCAAGCGGAGCATCGGGGCCAAGCAAGAGCGGCTGATCTATCGCCGCGGCGGGGGGACCAAGGCGGTGCCGACCCCGCCGGAGGAGCGCGAACGCCTGACGCTCCAGGACGAGGAAGTGCTCACCCTGGCCCGCTGGGGATGCCTGATTGAGGAGCACTATTCCCGGCGGCAAGGGCACTGGGTGGGCATGGACCTGGAGTGGGCCAAGGATGGCCGCAGCGGCGAGCTATTCATCGTGCAGGCCCGCCCGGAGACGGTGCATACCCGCCGGCCACACTTGCAGCGGGAAGTCTACCATCTGGAACAGAAAGGACGCCTCCTGCTCCAGGGGCGCAGCGTCGGGGAAAAAATCGGGGCCGGAACGGTGCGGGTCATCCGCGATGTCCACGAATTGTCCCAGTTCCAACCCGGCGAGGTCCTCGTGGCAGATATGACCGACCCGGATTGGGAACCGACGATGAAGATGGCGGCGGCCATTGTCACCAATCGCGGGGGGCGGACCTGCCATGCGGCCATCGTCAGCCGGGAGATCGGCGTGCCGTGCGTCGTAGGGACTGGCACCGCCACGCAGCAGCTCCGCACCGGCCAGGAGGTGACCGTCTCCTGCGCGGAAGGGGAAGTGGGCAAGGTGTACGACGGCCGCCTGGCCTTCCGCAAAGAGATGCTCGACCTGCAAACCTTGCCGCAGCCCAAAACGCGCGTGCTGGTGAACATCGGCGACCCGGACCAGGCGCTGGCCCTCTCCTTCCTCCCCGTGCAAGGCGTCGGCCTGGCTCGCATCGAATTCATCATTTCCAGCGCCATCCAGGTCCATCCGCTGGCTTTGACCCGCTTCGACCAATTGCCGCCGGGAAGCGAACGCGACCGCATCGACCAGCTCAGCCGCCACTATGACCCGGACAAGCCACGCTACTTTGTGGAAAAGCTCGCCGAAGGCGTGGGACGGATCGCCGCCGCTTTCTACCCCCGCGAAGTCATCGTCCGTCTGTCGGATTTCAAAAGCAACGAGTACGCCCACCTCCTCGGCGGCCACCATTTCGAACCGCAGGAGGAAAACCCCATGCTCGGCTTCCGCGGGGCCTCCCGCTACTACGATCCCCGCTATCGGGATGGCTTTCTGCTGGAATGCCAGGCCATGCGGCAGGTGCGGGACGAGATGGGCTTGAAAAACGTCCACCTCATGATTCCCTTCTGCCGCACGCCGGAGGAAGGCCGCAAGGTGATCGAGGTCATGGCCCAAGCCGGCCTCGTCCGCGGCGCCGAGGGGCTGAAGGTGTACGTCATGGGCGAAATCCCCACCAACGTGCTGCGGGCCGCCGAGTTCGCCGAGGTCTTCGACGGCTTCTCCATTGGCTCGAACGACCTGACGCAACTGACCCTGGGACTGGACCGCGACTCGGAGCTGGTCGCCCACCTGTTCGACGAGCGCGATCCGGCGGTGCAGTGGCTGATCGCCGAGTTGATCCGCCAGGCCCATCAGCGGGGCCGACCCGTGGGCATCTGCGGCCAAGCGCCGAGCGACTATCCGGAGATGGTCCGCTTCCTGGTCGCCTCCGGCATCGACAGCATCTCGCTCAACCCCGACGCCGTGCTCAAGACCCTGCCCGTCATCCTGGCGGCGGAGCAAGAGCAGGAGTCCATCGCCAAAGACGCTCAGGCAGCCGGGTAG
- a CDS encoding SMP-30/gluconolactonase/LRE family protein, with protein sequence MSTGGAVQRWVAQVWQRPASEQDAFLPEGPRFFRWHGREAVIWVNIQTGREADRGRLMVAATEAEGPVEVLSFDCPGRPGFVLPTDRDGVVLVGLDHCLCLFDLEKRLWSSPLVHLPRPHPRTTINDGEVTPDGRAIVFGTKDLLFREPLGCLYLYDVPQRRLHVLAEGQTCSNGKVIRQEAEGWMLYDIDTPTRQVRRYRLDIAGGRAQFLDVALDLHGWEEFPDGMCAADEQSVIIAFYHPGDRDVGRAVRFDLESREAVEEWEVPFSPRVTCPLLLPPSSPPGRERARLILTTADEGMPPEVRQRNPNAGCLFQAPTSLPTAPEPAVVRLGEG encoded by the coding sequence ATGAGCACGGGCGGTGCGGTTCAGCGCTGGGTGGCGCAAGTTTGGCAGCGGCCGGCGAGTGAACAAGACGCGTTTTTGCCGGAGGGGCCGCGCTTCTTCCGCTGGCACGGGAGGGAGGCCGTCATCTGGGTCAACATCCAGACAGGCCGCGAGGCAGATCGGGGGCGGCTGATGGTGGCGGCGACGGAGGCGGAGGGACCCGTGGAGGTGCTCAGCTTCGACTGCCCGGGCCGGCCCGGCTTCGTCCTGCCTACCGATCGGGACGGGGTGGTCCTGGTCGGTCTCGATCATTGTCTCTGCCTGTTCGACTTGGAGAAAAGGCTGTGGTCCTCCCCGTTGGTCCATCTGCCGCGGCCGCATCCCCGCACGACGATCAATGACGGCGAGGTGACACCGGATGGCCGGGCCATCGTCTTCGGCACCAAGGACCTGCTCTTCCGGGAACCGCTGGGGTGCTTGTATCTGTACGACGTACCGCAGCGCCGCCTCCATGTTCTGGCCGAAGGACAAACCTGTTCCAACGGCAAGGTCATACGCCAGGAAGCGGAAGGCTGGATGCTCTACGACATCGACACCCCGACGCGCCAGGTGCGCCGCTACCGGCTAGACATCGCCGGCGGCCGAGCGCAGTTCCTGGACGTGGCCCTCGATTTGCACGGGTGGGAAGAATTCCCCGATGGGATGTGTGCGGCGGATGAGCAGTCCGTGATCATCGCTTTCTATCATCCGGGGGACCGGGACGTAGGCCGGGCGGTGCGCTTCGACTTGGAGAGCCGAGAAGCGGTGGAGGAGTGGGAGGTGCCGTTTTCCCCACGGGTGACCTGCCCGCTGCTGCTGCCCCCGTCTTCACCGCCGGGCCGTGAGCGGGCACGGCTGATCCTCACGACGGCGGATGAGGGCATGCCCCCGGAGGTCCGCCAGCGTAATCCGAACGCCGGGTGCCTGTTCCAGGCGCCGACGAGTTTGCCCACCGCGCCGGAACCCGCCGTCGTGCGCCTGGGGGAGGGGTAG
- a CDS encoding SDR family NAD(P)-dependent oxidoreductase, whose amino-acid sequence MLSGKAALVTGSSQGIGLGVARAFAASGAKVVLTSEKPLPHCPEVQRILSDYEHTRYIQADLLQEGEPERLLAEAWQAFAGLDVLVNNVGTYKEPPLEQLTRRDFDFIFGLNVWSAIALSREFVRRLKAEKRPGRILFSSSLNASRSEPQHTLYDASKGAINALCRQLAVELAPFGITTAAVAPGLVETPLTDFGLKSTPSERHAVMEQIPLRRIASVEDVAWWYVFLASDKAAYATGTIVVVDGGLDAQQMAFRPISPYEKG is encoded by the coding sequence ATGCTCAGCGGCAAAGCGGCGTTAGTCACGGGGAGCAGTCAAGGGATCGGCCTGGGGGTGGCCCGCGCTTTTGCGGCTAGCGGAGCCAAGGTCGTCCTGACTTCGGAAAAACCCCTGCCCCACTGCCCCGAAGTCCAACGCATCCTCAGCGACTACGAACACACCCGCTACATCCAGGCCGATCTGCTTCAGGAGGGGGAACCGGAGCGCCTGCTGGCGGAAGCCTGGCAGGCCTTCGCCGGCCTGGACGTTTTGGTCAACAACGTGGGCACGTACAAAGAGCCGCCGCTGGAACAGCTCACCCGCCGGGATTTTGACTTCATCTTCGGCCTGAACGTCTGGTCGGCGATCGCCCTGTCTCGCGAGTTTGTCCGCCGGCTCAAAGCGGAGAAGCGTCCGGGGCGCATCCTCTTCAGCTCCTCGCTCAACGCCAGCCGCAGCGAACCCCAGCATACCCTCTACGACGCCAGCAAGGGGGCCATCAATGCTCTCTGTCGGCAACTAGCGGTCGAATTGGCTCCCTTCGGCATCACCACCGCCGCCGTCGCGCCGGGCTTGGTCGAGACGCCGCTGACCGATTTCGGCCTCAAATCCACCCCCAGCGAACGCCACGCCGTCATGGAACAGATTCCCCTGCGCCGCATCGCCTCCGTGGAGGATGTCGCCTGGTGGTATGTCTTTCTGGCCTCGGACAAGGCCGCCTATGCCACCGGCACCATCGTCGTTGTGGATGGCGGCCTGGATGCCCAGCAAATGGCCTTCCGTCCCATCTCGCCGTATGAAAAGGGCTGA